The Phaseolus vulgaris cultivar G19833 chromosome 10, P. vulgaris v2.0, whole genome shotgun sequence DNA window aaaattatttaagttaaAACATACAGTCATACAATGTATAAATATTGGTAGTTAAGAAAAAAAGGCCACAAAGAAGAAATCATCATAAGTTTTTCCAAACAAATTGTTAATTAAGTTGTTTTTACACCTACAAATAGCTATATAAGCTTTTGAATAGTTTTGTACATTTGTAAAACTAGGTCACCATATGTTATTTTTGGtttaaagtaaattgaaaaaCACCTTTTACATCCAACAAATAGAGACAACCAATGTCGATTCAAAAATTTGGCTACGCCAGATACACCATTATTGAGCCATCTACCATATATAAAACTAGCAACTAATTTCATATACACATACATTTACCCGCTTTAAAATTTCACACATCTTTAGCTAAGATCAAATGATCACCATCATGAGtcatttatctttttcttatatggtatgctatttttattgttaatattctATTACTTTACCCTTTCTTTTCAATCTTATTTGATTCACATGTTTTCACAACATTTGTTTAAATCatttacaagtttatcaaatgAATGACCCTAAATACATCTATTCATGGCTAATGTTACTGGTGTCTGGTGTGTGTGCAGGTTAATATGAGGACTATCTCTAAACTAACAATGATTTTTATATCAATAATGATATTGCTCTTTGGCACAACGCACTCGGTTGTTTTAGAGTCTGATGAGAATCATATAAAATCAGCTACTTTTTTGTCTGAACAATTTGAAGTGGGACCAGGAAAAGTTGCAGTGAAAACATTATTTGATATTGACTTTCCAAAGGGTCATATTGGCGTCAAGAGTTTTGACGTTGAAGTAGTTGATGAAGATGGTAATTCTGTACCTTTATATGAAACTTACCTTCATCATTGGTTTGCtgtaaaatatattgaaaatattaccATGTCACAATACATTAAAAAATCTCACGACCTTCGTAATGGTATTGAGTATGAAAGAAATGATGGTGCTTGCCAAGGTTTTTTGCTTCCACATTATTGGGGCTTGGGAGGAGAATCACGAGGAACATCCTCAAATCTTCCAGATCCTTTTGCAGTCGAATTAGGTAATCCTACAAAAATAAAGCATGGGTTTAAAGAAAAATGGTTATTTAGCATAATGGTTATTGATACACGTGGCGCATATGATAGAAAAGGTTGTTCAGAGTGTAGGTGTAAGCTTTTAAATCTCCCAAAGGACTTTTACAATGTCACAATGGACATTAATGGTAACTTATTGTCTAGAAATTATAAAGGAGGACTATTTTGTTGTCAAGATAACTTACAATGCAAATTAAGAAATGGTTTTCATGGCCCAACGAGAAAGCTTTCCCTAAGATACAAAATAAGGTGGGTTGATTGGGATGAACACCAAGTCCCTCTTAAGTTCTATATACTTGATTCAGCTGATCGTGTAAGATCAAATGGTTCTACACCAATTCATGATTGCCAGGTacattatttattcaatatataccATACTTTACAAATGATAAGCTAAATTTTGAAACTGACTTATATTCCAAACAAAAATATTAGGCTATTAATTACTCTTTTCGTGGGTAAGTGAATAACATAAATTTCTCAATTTTGTTATAGGTAGAATATACTATTCCAAGAATTCATGACAGTGACTCCCCTCATGTTAAGAAAGCAAACATCCCAATGACAAAAGGTGGTTATCTTATATATGGCACTGCTCATATGCACACCGGTGTTGTGAATGCTACCTTATATGGACAGgtaatatttgatatttgttGGTGTTCCTATATAGTCTATAACATGTAGATCAACTTATGCTAAATTTTGTGTGATTCATATATTCATTAGTAATAAATTTTGCTGATAAATTCTATACCTTTGTAAGAAATTGACTATTTTAATGCATCTTCTCTATATTTATGGTTTTGCTTATCTTAGGATGGAAGGGTTTTATGCACTTCAAGTCCAAAATACGGAACAGGAAAAGAAGCAGGAAATGAAAATGGTTACCTAGTTGGAATGTCAGTTTGTTATCCAAAACCAGGTTCTATTCAGATTAAAGATGGTGAAATTCTAACAATAGAATCGAGATATGAAAACAAGTTTCGTACTGGGGCTATGGGGCATTTCTACATTTACTTGGCGGAACAAATACCAAACAAAGATTTGAACATTTGATGTGAAACtgtttatttatctttttgtgAACCTTACTTGAGTTTTGTGTAATTGTAATCCATAAAAACTTGTTCAGGATTATCACTATGAGTATTaatgttgttttacttttaatgtACTACTTGGTTTACAATGGTATTAATCTTGATATAATGTGTCTTGTTGGTGTATTATTTgctatatataattattgttacataacaatacaataaaaaaaatgtaatttgcCTATTGACTTATAACTTAAAATAAAGTTTGAGTCCAAAAATaataaaggatttttttttgtctattttgtattattttaaatccTACTAGTATTAACATTAGTTTTCATAATAACAATATTGttattgatttataaaatatagaCATTCAATTGGGATAAAATAAACATCCAAATGAGAAATTTAAAGAATCATTTATCTTATCTTTAAACCTATAGGAATATTGCaactaatttcttttatttcaaaggttacttcaagataaaaaaaaaattgcagaattTGTACATAATAACATTATTCTAAGACAAAACACTTGTTTTATTTGTCTCTCATGAATTAATTTAAGATGAGAGATTTAGACTAACCTTTAGGGGCTAGTTTTTCACAAAACCTGAGATGTGATCAATGCATGATATACGAAGTTCAGAGGTCATGTTGTAAAAAAAATCTCCTTTATTCAAAGGAGTGGAGTGCGACTAGTCGAAGCAAAGAATGTTGGCACTCTTTGAATCCTGTCGtgtgaaaatattaaatgtcatGGAAAGTAAAAACTGCATCCCACTAGTTGTTGAACATAATCCTCAACTGAGAAGGGCATGAAAATGGGCAGAAAGACATAAGTATCAAATGAATGAAAGGCAA harbors:
- the LOC137812965 gene encoding uncharacterized protein, encoding MILLFGTTHSVVLESDENHIKSATFLSEQFEVGPGKVAVKTLFDIDFPKGHIGVKSFDVEVVDEDGNSVPLYETYLHHWFAVKYIENITMSQYIKKSHDLRNGIEYERNDGACQGFLLPHYWGLGGESRGTSSNLPDPFAVELGNPTKIKHGFKEKWLFSIMVIDTRGAYDRKGCSECRCKLLNLPKDFYNVTMDINGNLLYKIRWVDWDEHQVPLKFYILDSADRVRSNGSTPIHDCQVEYTIPRIHDSDSPHVKKANIPMTKGGYLIYGTAHMHTGVVNATLYGQDGRVLCTSSPKYGTGKEAGNENGYLVGMSVLGPGKVAVKTLFDIDFPKGHIGVKSFDVEVVDEDGNSVPLYETYLHHWFAVKYIENITMSQYIKKSHDLRNGIEYERNDGACQGFLLPHYWGLGGESRGTSSNLPDPFAVELGNPTKIKHGFKEKWLFSIMVIDTRGAYDRKGCSECRCKLLNLPKDFYNVTMDINGNLLSRNYKGGLFCCQDNLQCKLRNGFHGPTRKLSLRYKIRWVDWDEHQVPLKFYILDSADRVRSNGSTPIHDCQVEYTIPRIHDSDSPHVKKANIPMTKGGYLIYGTAHMHTGVVNATLYGQDGRVLCTSSPKYGTGKEAGNENGYLVGMSVCYPKPGSIQIKDGEILTIESRYENKFRTGAMGHFYIYLAEQIPNKDLNI